The sequence cgaaaaatatcaaaaaatagTACACCATCGACATGTCCCTATTGTGCAGAGCATTTATCAACTCAACTGACATGCCAACAGTGCTGCAACCTGCAGGTGGCAGGTGCATGCAGCAATTAATGTATTCACCATGTTTGCATGCAAAGATTTGGCACTGTTGACATTTCAAGACATTGACATGAGTTTGAAGATTATCACTGACAAAACTATGTTTTCAAACAACAATTCATAAAACAAGCAATGCCAACGAATGGGCTATATATGCAAGATGTATCACACCAAATTTGACCGCAGCTTACCAACGAAAATAGCGTTAATTCACACTTTTGTAAAGCCCAAAAATCTCCAGAAGTGGTGAATTTAGAAGTTGTTTATCTCGGTTGCTGGGATAGTCAGGTGACTTCGATCTCGCGCGATGATTGGACGAGCAGGTGCCCGAAGGTAGTTTCTCGCATACTGTCATTAAGTATTTTCGTaccaagaaaaatatttttcgttTATGTAGATAAAGGCAACAGTATTCTAAAGATCAGATGTAAGAATATATTTTAAACAGAAAGAAAGATTAAATCATGGCTTTAATGCTCAAATAATTGGCAATATATTTTGGTTACAGCTCAATGCAATATCCAGAATCATAATGGCGGACGGGGCGGAAAATGCCCAGGTTGCTGCTGATAAAATGGAATTAAACTTAGAAGAGGTACATAAATAGAGCATAGTATTcacttcatttgaaatttcctcGTGTTGCATCTATACATACCCAATTTCAGAGTGATTGAGTTTGTAGTTTTATGATGAAAGTGGGATATGTTGGAAATTTGGCCAACCCTACCATTATTTCGCCAGGTCCTTATACCAGATGTCAACTTGTGTTGTGCAGTGTTGCAATGATGGTTATTGACCATGTGGGCATAAAATCAGCAGTGAATCATGTTGAGTCATGATCTCAGTATTGTGTTTCTTTTTGGTCTCTGGGTTTTTTTTTATTAATGTCTAACTCTAGACtatcattgtcaatgtcagttTATGACATCTTTATTCTGATAGGCCCTAAATTTTTAACGATAATGGTCTTTTTGTTATAGCTTGATGCAGACGAATTTGATCTTCCCGCTATAGAATCAGCGCCAACATTGGAGAGTATTCTAAATGAGGTACAGTAGCAGATGAAGACCAGGCCATGGGTTGGGTGTGCCATGCCCAGTTATGCTAGGCTGCGCATGTGCATGCCACGCCCCCTTTATCACTTCCAACAGAAACAATATCCTTGATCCAGCCCAGCCTTGTTGCAATTCAAGTATTTCGAATTAAAAAACAGgacagtcttttgtttgctcgTCAAGTTCTAAAGATTTTAACATCCAGGAgtacaggtgagcacaatggtcatTTCATTATTGATTTTAGATCAATTTCCATTTTACAGCCTGACGATGGATCTGTGTTTGGTGATGATGACCTCGTGCTGCCCCCTATGTTCCCGGGTGACCTGGAccagggcgatacctcatcgaTGTCGAGCCAGGAGGGCATTCTTGATACTCCAAAGTCAAGGGGCCGTAAAAAGTACATTTGAATGGTGTTTCTTGAGATCTTGTGCACATCCATTGCCTATCATATTCCATGAAATTGTCTGAGAACCACATTTTGTGGGTTCCTGAGCATTTGGAAAAGTTGCAAATAGGGTACAAAATGAGTAAAACTTACAAGTATGGAGGCCTGCCCTAGGGTAACCCAAATGATATTACTAGTATTATACTGACTCtcaaaaaatttgaagaaagttATCTAGGCCAGAGGTGATATTTGATGATAATATCGATAGTTATGTTTGTAAACAGGAAAAGTAACCAAATACTTTCATCACCTGGCAAGCCAATGAGAAAAGTGTGAGATATTTTAGACAGCACAGTTTCAAAATGATTTGGTAAATGTTTATTGTCATTTTTGCTTCATTTTAGACAGAGGAAGAGCATTCGCTATGAAGAACATGGTTCAATCATGCGTCATGTTGTCCTGAAGGGGATCTCTGCCCAGCTCATGTCTGCTGCGGTGAGTTGGTGAAATTAGAATGATATTTTATGTAAGAGTGCTTCCAGCACTGGAATAGTGATTTTTAGCTTTTGCTTCTTGACTTATTCACCACTTATTCAAGCCGTAATTTGGGCTTGCCTATCTATCTTTGCAGTGGAGAATTGCTATATCTTAGTTGGTGATGTCATGTCTTgatatttcttcttttcaggatCGTGTGGATGCTGGGATGCCCACAGCAATGGTAAGCATATTTTCCCAAACTTGTAGCTTATCATCAAacttcattgtacatgtatgaacaaaATTTTCAAGAGAAGCAAGCCTCTGCTACACATTGGAATCGCGTGATGAATAATAAGGTTCATATTTAATTCATCTCTATAATCCACCTACACTGAATTGTTGACCCATAGATAACTTTTTACAAGTCTTAAAATGAATGAGAATTTTGAAATCAGTCTTCTTCTTTATAGGCTGTTTCTGAGCTCATTGCCATTGGAACTTCTCATGGATTGGTGTTGGTGTTTGGTAAGTGTTTTGTGCCATATTTTTCTGCTGAACTGCTGCTTTCCCTTATTTGTTCTTGGCTTAAAAAGACCTAAATGATCATTGTAAAAACTTGGAATGTTATGCAAAGGACGGGTATAAACATTTGAATATAttataaatatcaaattttaatCGGGCATGGGggaactgaaaaaaaaagtatTATGTTTTAAAACAGTGTTAATTtatttaaactgattttttagACCCAAAGCAAGTCTTGAAATGGTGTTTAGGAAGCACTGCTGTCGGAGCCCAGTACGGGTCTGTCTCTGCTCTCAGCTTCAACAGGGATTGTACAAGGCTACTGTGTGGGTTCGCTAAGGGTCAGATCACTATGTGGGATCTGACGAATGGAAAGTTGATCAGGACGATCAGTGATGCTCATCCCCCAGGGACTGCCATTCTTCATGTCAAGGTAGGATTCCGTTGTGTCCTCGGGCTTCCTCCGATCACCATTTGATTCAGTTTTCAAGTTTGATAACTAACTTTAAAAAACACATTACTTGCGACTGTAGCAACATTACATGTTACTGTACCTACATCACATAGAACTGTAGCAACATTACATGTAACTGTACCCACATCACATAGAACTGCAGCAACATTACATGTAACTGTACCCACATCACAtacaaaaatctgaaattttgtcaaggttgttttttttcttcagtttacTGATGACTTGACGATTGCTGTGTGTAACGACAGTGGCGGATCTGTATTCGAGCTGGAAATGAAGCGTCTGATCGGAGTGCGAACCTGCGAGTCAAGATGTCTTTTTTCTGGAAGCCGAGGTGAAGTTTGTACGATCGAGCCCCTTCATATGAATCACACGATCAAGGACCACCCCATGAAAGATGTGTTAGTGCTTGCCATGGGCACACTGTCAAAGGTTCTCGTGGTCACCATCAGACCCAAACTCAAAGTCATCTTTAGCCATGCACTCAAGGTGAGTAGGGAGAGGTCCAAATATTATTCGGTAAAACCCTACCTCAGAGCTCACACCTTTCAACAGGATGCTCTCTCTATTTGTCAAGGACCGGAATTGTTTTTTCTCTAtcaattttaaccctctaatCAAAGGACAATCTCAAATATTATTTACTGACTTGTCATGGATGCATTGATACATAGCTTAGTATGTAAGTGTACTGGTACACTTCATTAGAAAATTTGATTTCTGCCAAAGTCTCATGTCACTATTTGATTACGTTTTCCTATTCCAGGGTGATCCAGCTACTTTGCCTCTCCTTGCATGGCAGTTCGTCATCATTCAGGTGTCAGCTAAAGATCGAGTCATAGACCCAGTCTTGGCCTTCGCCCGTGATCAGACAATCTACTATTACCAGGTAGAGTAGTTACAAAACAATTTATTGGGGGTGCTATGAGTTATAGTACTCAGTGAATTCAATAGTCTGTTATGCACAAAGCAAGCAGGTCCAACAGAAGAATGCTTGCTGTTTGCATTCGGGACCTTGGAGCAAACATTTACCGACCAGAATCAGAGCAACTGAAGACCTTCACTGAAGTAAAATTGCACTTCTGAGAAGGTAGCAGAATGACTCAAAATTAATCTGTATCTTCTTCTTAAGCCAACCCAGAAAAATTTTGaggttttgatgaaaaatctatttataatatACACGTACATTGGATGTATAGGTCTGGAGAGACAGTTTTCTTCCTGTTCTTCTTACTATTCTTGCATCTTCACTCCCGTTCCAGGCCATTTGTACTGCAGCAGACGACATTCGTTTCTGCTCTCTCCAAAAAATGGAGACACCCTACAAACTCCTTGCGATTCAATGGATCAACCCTCGTACGCTGATTGCGCTCGATACATCCGAGAAGATTCATATTCTAGATGTCAAATctgaagaagaattagaggtcGGTTTTCTAAGTAGAAGTCTGCACCCTGGGGAAAAATTTAGTTTGTGCTGGACTCTTCCTTGGACCGAGGCACAGTCAACTTGTGCCTAACTGTTGACACCTAAATTAGTGATGACCACTGACCAGGGGGTGCGTGCTTTGCATTGATCGCTGCATAAATAATTCACTGTCATTTCCTTTTACAGGTGATTGATGTTGGAGAGGTTCAACTGAGTTATGGAACTAGTCACTTCAAATCTTTGGCGACGGGTGGTAACGTAAGCAAGGCTTTGGTGAGTGGAAAGTACAGTAAAACCCCTCAATCAAGGACACCTTTAAGACTGTCCTCAaaagaaaggtgtcctgataaaaGAGGTTCAGTGGTATAGATATGTTCAACTAGTAATCAATGGGTTTGATAGTGACTTGCAGGTGGCTGCAGCCTGTTATGAGTGCGATTTCAATCGCAGTTTGCATCGattaaaatcacttgtttgcaggcGCTTCAGTTTACATGGACAGGTTTCTACATTGTGTGCAAGGATCTTTTATCTATTCTTCAGGCATTTGCTGGTGAATGTGCCTGTTACCAGTCCATCATCTGTCATAACGGACAACTCCTCCTGATGGGCACCAAGTCCATCCATGTGCTTACAATGAGAAATTGGGAAGAGGTGAGATTTTCATCTGATTTTCTCTGATAGAAAAGTTAAGTCTGATGGCCTATTGCCTAGGCTGCTGAATGGCTCATCAGAGCGCTTGCAAGTCCAATGAAATGTGAATCTCGAGGGAGCGCTCTACAAATGCTtaacattatttttttcatatttatcattttattgTGGTCAAACATGTTTCTGAGTATTCAAAGTATTAGCAAAGAAACTGTGCCCATCTACACTTGTGTGTCGGTGTGATGTTTGTAAAATCCTCTGACTGTGTCGTTGTTTTTTACAGAGAATTGAGAATCTCGTGAAGCAGAACAACTACCAGGATGCGCTGACTATGGCTCAGTCATTCTACGAGGGCAAAGCAAAGGCTGTGATCGGCCTCCTCGGTGGTCAGCAAAAGCGAAAAAAAATTGTGGCAGCAAAGATGCTTGACCTGCTTCAGAATTATGTCGACATCTCCATGACGAAGAATCTTCCTGAGCGAGGGAAGATGGAGGAACTGGAAGAATATTACCAGAACGTTGTGCCGATTTGTGTTGATTATTGTCTGACTCTGGGTAGAACGTAAGTagagatgattttgattttgattttagcCAAAAATTGCCGCTCCTTGTATGAGATGTTCAGCATGCATTGGCAAAAGCCCAAACCATGCTGAACTGATGtgacatctgtggttgtttccatacaatagaaaGATAGAAACACcgaaaaacgtgtcaatctgGCTTTAAACATTCCCagacaatgaggggaaacactcagatATCAAATGGAAACACTTAAAAACTGTTACAACAAACGTTGATTCATGGTACTAATACCATCTGCTCTTACTATATATTTTAACCTTTTCAGTGATGTCCTCTTCGGTGAAATCTACGTCCGTTTTAGCATGGACCAAATTGCCAAATCCACCTTCCTTGAATGTCTGGAACCATATATCATTACTGATCGCCTCACGTCAGTAACGCCCTCTGTTATGAAAGACTTCATCGATAATTACGAGGCCAAGGGAATGTTACAAAATGTTGAAGCGTGTATTGTGCATCTGGACGTATCTAGTCTAGATATTCACCAGGTAAGTACTTTGACCTTGTTTATCTTTATGGGAGCTTGGTGGCATAGTGGAACAGGATCAGTCTTGCGATCAGAAGGTCGTTGGTTGGAAAAGTTGAAATTGCTAAATTCTCAGTTGATTTTTCTTGACAGGTTGTAGTCTTGTGCTGGGGCCACGGCCTCTACGATGCCATCATCTATGTCTATAACAAGGGCATGCAGGACTACACCACCCCATTGGAGGAGCTCCTGAGGATCTTGAGAATGGCTCTCAGCGTTGGCAAGCAACTCAGTGGTGAGAAATTATTTCATATCATGTGTTCATCTTCTACAATTTTGCTACTGAGAGGTTTGTCGGTGTAAGGCGGAGTTGGCAACACCTTTGTTCTTCTTGGAGGTTTGGCTGTTGGCATTCAGGTTGGCCGAAGTCCCAGGATTGGGGGCAACTTTTGACATGACCCCAAGTCATTGGATATTGCAGTGGCATAAGTCAAAACATGAATTTTGGGCATGGGTGGTGTCATTGTTCGTAAATCGTTGTGCATTTGGGATAAAATAATGCGGGAGACTTAGGCAGTATCAACTGTGTGCGGCATGACTGCCCATCCTCTTTATAACATAGGATTCGAAAGTAGACCAGAATCTGGAAGTCTAACTCACAATTTGTCTTATAAAatatttcatggtttttcaGATGACCAGATTCGCCTTGGTAACAAACTCCTGGTCTACATCAGCTGCTGCCTGGCAGGCCGGGCGTACCCCCTTGGAGACATTCCTGCACCCattgtaaacaaagtgaaaGCAGACGTCTTCAAATCTGTCACATGTTTGCATACAAAAGAGGCGAATACTGACGAGCCGGTCTACCCGCACTTGAGAACACTTCTCCAGTTCGACACGCGAGAGTTTCTGAACGTCCTCGCTTTGGTACGTGTAATCCAGCAATCAATCTAAACCCTGTACCCCATTTGTGGCCCATTGACCCCTCAGTAGATGGATTATATAAGCCAGTCAGAAGAAAACCTATAAATGTATGTGTTGTTAAAGAGGCAAAGGAGTGTTCACTTCTTGCTGTTTATTGTCCTGTCATGGTTCATCCTTTTCAGGCATTCGAAGAAGCAGAATTCAACACTGACGAAGGCATCCAGAAACGTCAAAGAGTTGTCGATATTTTATTACAAGTCATGGTGGAGAGTATTGGATTTTCTGTGAGTAGGTTTTACTGCAGGCATGTAGAAAGCAAAAGACTCCATGCATGTGAGAAACGCAGTGAGAAACACGAGTGGTGTAAAGAAAAAGCCTGGCTCAAgattgaacttgaattaaaaCTTGGCCGTACTCATCTTCTTAAAAAGCCATATCATCATACTGCCCCTGTTATTGGTCTGATTTGATATCTCCATTTCAGCCGACCCAAGTAGGGATCCTGTTCACCTTCCTAGCCCGTCAGATGGCCCGCCATGAGAATACCATTCTTGTCAACAGAGTTCTCTTTGAGCAGGTAAGAGCCTGATTTTCcattcatttgatatttttcccTTGACTCGTTCGATCCCAGTCTTCATAAGACAACATCCGCAACCCTCATTTTTACAATTTATATTAAAAAGTACAGTTGAGTCTCTTAACAAAATTTGACTCCTTGAAACCGCATCGAGGGAAAAGGATTTAAACTAAAAATGTGTCTTCCGAACAGTATTTCTACTATGTGTTCTCTCACAAGTCTCGTTTCATGATTTTCTTCTAGGTTCTTGAGTTCCTCTCAAGCCCGGGGGACGAGTCACGTCATGAAGAGAGACAACAGGCTCTACTTGAACTATTGAATGCCGGCGGCTTTGAGCAGTTTGATGAGACTCGTCTGCTCACCCTGGCAGAGAATGCAAAATTGTAAGTCACACTTTCTCCAGCAATCAGTGAAGTGACTTATCAGTTGGAACTATATTTGGCCACAAGTGAGAGTCAAAGTGTTTTCCAAGTGTTTTTAAGGAACGGTGGCGGCCTTTAAAATGCAAGTGCAGGGGCGGAAAAACCAAACAACTCATTTTGCTACTGAAATGGTTAATTTCTATTGTGTCTAGTAACAAGTTAGATATTTATAACAAGtgaaaaagaaatcaaaaaatattttactctATACAGTTTACATGTTTCACCATTGTATTTCTAGCTACCGTGTATGTGAGCTCCTCTATGAAAAAAGAAGAGAATTTGACAAGATTCTGTCATGCTATTGGAGGGATCCTTCTAGAAAGGTAATCAGTGCATTTTGTTCTACATTTAAACCTCATTAAAGAAATTTATATATACCTTCAGCCCGAAGCTGCCAAAAATGTGGTTTCTTCGATCAGCCATAGCTCTCACACTTCGCATGTCACATTTGCAGTTAACCCTTCAAGGACTGATTTCGCACTGCTGCGAGGAACCGATTTCCTTCGTGACAGCCTGATCTCGCATCTGTGCGAGCAATAGAGTACGCGTTAGAACTTCGTTCCGGCTGCAGCAAATGGCCTAGTCCTTGTTTTAGAAACACACGTTTGGGATTCCCAAGATTCTACGCTGTACATTTTTTATTCAGTGCAACTTTGGCGGACCGGTGTGATCATCAAAATACCTTGAGTCCTTAATAGGTTAACTGACAAGTGGAAGGAATGACAGGTGATAACAAAATAGGCTGTCACCCATAGTGTCTGTCTGAACAACTACAAAGTAATCACCACTATTATTTATGCATATTAGCGAAATCGCATGAGAGTAAAGTACAAGTAATGTCCATATTTATAAAGCGCTACTCAGTTTGACTGTTCAAACGCTGCCTTAGAATTAGTTGAAAGTAGTTTTTGTCTTCCCCTCCTTTTTTTTCCAATGTCAATCAATACTGATGAATCGACCATAAAATAACCACAGCAATACCACAGATGACCAGATAATGCCACTTCCACCTGCTCTCATTTTCTTGATATCTGTGTTCCACTTCTTCTTGGTGTTGAcgttcttggcttctgcgttcCTCTTCTTTGAGCTGAATTTCTTGGCTTCTGcattcctcttcttcttggtGTTGAAGTCCTTGACTTCTGCGTTCCTCTTCTTGGGATTGAAGTTCTTGACTTCTGCGTTCCTCTTCTTGGggttgaagttcttggcttttgcgttcctcatcttctcggcgttgaagttcttggcttctgcgttcctcatcttcttgtagatgaagttcttggcttctgtgttcctcttcttcttggGGCTGAAGTTCTTGACTTCTGCGTTCCTTTTCTTGGGggtgaagttcttggcttctgcgttcctcatcttccCGGCTTTGAAATTCTTGGCTTCTGTGTTCCTCTTTTTTGGGTTGAAGTTCTTGACTTCTGCGTTCCTCTTCTTCTCGGTGTTGAAGTCCTTGACTTCTGCGTTCCTCTTCTTGGggttgaagttcttggcttctgcgttcctcatcttctcggcgttgaagttcttggcttctgtgTTCCTCTTCTTGgctttgaagttcttggcttctgcgttcctcatcttcttggcgTTGAAGTTCTTGAattctgcgttcctcatcttcttggtattgaagttcttggcttctgcgttcctcatcttcttggtattgaagttcttggcttctgcgttcctcatcttcttggtattgaagttcttggcttctgcgttcctcaCATTCTTGgtattgaagttcttggcttctgtgTTCCTCATCCTCTTggcattgaagttcttggcttccgCGCTCTACATCTTCTTGgtattgaagttcttggctactgcattcttcatcttcttggtaATGAAGTTCTTGGCATCTGCATTCCTCATCTTCCTCGCCTTGAAGTTCTTGGCatctgcgttcctcatcttcttggcttctgcgttcctcatcttcttggcgTTGAAGTTCTTGTCTTCTGCGTTCCTCACCTTCTTGTAGTTGAAGTTCTGGGCTTTTGCGTTCCCCTTCTTCTTGgtattgaagttcttggcttctgcgttcctcatcttcttgacGTTGAAGTTCTTGTCTTCTGTGTTCCACACCTTCTTGGCGTTGAAGTTCTTCtcttctgcgttcctcatcttcttggccttgaagttcttggcttctgtgTTCCTCATCTTCTCGGCGTTGAAGTTCTTGAattctgcgttcctcatcttcttggtaTTGAAGTTTTTGGattctgcgttcctcatcttcttggcgttgaagttcttggcttctgcgttcttcatcttcttggtattgaagttcttggcttctgcttTCCACATGTTCTTGgagttgaagttcttggcttctgtgttcctcatcttcttggcattgaagttcttggcttctgcattcttcatcttcttgtaGTTGAAGTTGTGAGCTTTTGCGTTCCCCTTCTTCTTGgtattgaagttcttggcttctgctttcctcatcttcttggcgttgaagttcttggcttctgcatTCCTCAGCTTCCTGgtattgaagttcttggcttctgggTGTCTCTTCTTCTTGgagttgaagttcttggctcCTGCGTTCCTCAGCTTCTTGgtattgaagttcttggcttctgcgttcctcttcttctcggagttgaagttcttggcttctgcatTCCTCATCGTCTTCACGTTGAAGTTCCTGGCTTCTGCGTTGATCATCATCTTGGCATTggagttcttggcttctgcatTCCTCAGCTTCTTGgtattgaagttcttggcttctgcgttcctcatcttcttggagttgaagttcttggcttctgtgTTTCTCATCTTCTTGGtgatgaagttcttggcttctgcatTCCTCATCTTCTTGACGTTGAAGTTCTTGacttctgcgttcctcatcttctcggcattgaagttcttggcCCCCGcattcctcttcttcttggagttgaagttcttggcttctgcgttcctcatcttcttggagttgaagttcttggcttctgcatTCCTCATCTTCTTGACGTTGAAGTTCTTGACTTCTGCATTCCTCAtcttcaatgtattgaagtTCTTGGCCCCCGcattcctcttcttcttggagttgaagttcttggcttctgcgttcctcatctttttggtattgaagttcttggcttctgcgttcttcatcttcttggtattgaagttcttggcttctgcattcctcatcttcttggtattgaagttcttggcttctgcgttcctcatctcCTTGgagttgaagttcttggcttctgtgtttttcatcttcttggtgatgaagttcttggcttctgcatTCCTCATCTTCTTGACGTTGAAGTTCTTGACTTCTGCATTCCTCATTTTCAATGTCTTGAAGTTCTTGGCCCCTGCATTCCTCTTTTTCTTGGCGTTGAAGTTCTTGtcttctgcgttcctcatcttcttgatgttgaagttcttggcttctgcgttcctcatcttcttgacgttgaagttcttggcttctgcgttcctcatcttcttgacgttgaagttcttggcttctgcgttcctcatcttcttggcgttgaagttcttggcatctgcgttcctcatcttcttggcgttgaagttcttggcatctgcgttcctcatcttcttggtgTTGAAGTTCTTCtcttctgcgttcctcatcttcttggcgttgaagttcttggcttctgcgttcctcaGCTTCTTGGAGTTGAAGTTCTTGTCTTCTGCATTCCTCAGCTTCTTGACGTTGAAGTTCTTGACTTCTGCATTCCTCAtcttcaatgtattgaagtTCTTGGCCCCCGcattcctcttcttcttggagttgaagttcttggcttctgcgttcctcatGTTCTTGgtattgaagttcttggcttctgcgttcctcatcttcttggtaATGAAGTTCCTGGCTTCTGcattcctcatcttcttggccATGAATTTCTTGGCTTCTGcattcctcatcttcttggcgttgaagttcttggcttctgcgttcctcatcttctaggttttgaagttcttggcttctgcgttcctcatcttcttgatattgaagttcttggcttctgagTTCCTCATCTTCTGGgtattgaagttcttggcttctgcatTCCTCATCTTCTCGGCTTTGAAGTATTtggcttctgcgttcctcatcttctaggttttgaagttcttggcttctgcgcTCCTCAGCTTCTTGgtattgaagttcttggcttctgcatTCCTCATCTTCTCGGCTTTGAAGTATTtggcttctgcgttcctcatcttctaggttttgaagttcttggcttctgcgttcctcaGCTTCTTGgtattgaagttcttggcttctgcattcctcatcttcttggagttgaagttcttg comes from Lineus longissimus chromosome 15, tnLinLong1.2, whole genome shotgun sequence and encodes:
- the LOC135499906 gene encoding trichohyalin-like; the protein is MQRRLRVAEKPCSTSDEQDFPEEDEDEFDASDSDEEEKNNQSKKKKRRRQRKKGKERRRQEEEDCRHQRQEEEEKRQRQERQRQEEEHRRQERQRQEEEEHRLQKHRRQEEEKHRRKEHQRKEEEEHRRQRQEEEDERRCQEHQRQEEEEHRRQERQRQEEEEHRLQKHRRQKEEEHRRKERQRKEEEEHRRQRQEEEEKLRRQERQRQEHQRQEEEELSCKELQRQELEALRCQELQRQDEEKLRCKELQRQKEGELRCKELQRQEKEELRCHELQRAEEEKLRCQELQHQKEEELRCHELQRQAEEELRCQQLQCQEEEECRSQELQCQKRNTVTKDVNAKKKRKAEAKNFNARKKRNAEAKNFNAKKMRNAAAKNFKTKKMRNAEAKNFNAKKMRIAEDKNFNAKKTRNAESKNFNSKKMKNAEAKNFKPKKMGNTEAKNFNAQNMRNAEAKNFKTEKMRNMRNAEAKKMRNAEEKNFKTKKMRNAKAKNFNTKKIRNAEAKNFNSKKMKNAEAKNYNPKKMGNAEAKNFNAKKMRNAEPKNFNKMRNAEAKNFNSKKLRNAEDKNFNSKKLRNAEDKNFNAKKMRNAEAKNFNAKKMRNAEDKNFNVKKMRNADAKNFNAKKMRNAEDKNFNGKKMRNAEAKNFNTKKMRNAEDKNFNAKKMRNAEDKNFNAKNMRNADAKNFNAKKMRNADAKNFNAKKMRNAAAKNFNVKKMRNADAKNFNAKKMRNAEAKNFNIKKMRNAEDKNFNAKKMRKAESKNFNERRSQELQNLEDEEHRSQELQLQEDEECRSQELQYQEAEERRSQELQNLEDEERRSQILQSREDEECRSQELQYQEAEERRSQELQNLEDEERRSQILQSREDEECRSQELQYPEDEELRSQELQYQEDEERRSQELQNLEDEERRSQELQRQEDEECRSQEIHGQEDEECRSQELHYQEDEERRSQELQYQEHEERRSQELQLQEEEECGGQELQYIEDEECRSQELQRQEAEECRRQELQLQEAEERRSQELQRQEDEERRREELQHQEDEERRCQELQRQEDEEQAKNFNIKKMRNAEDKNFNAKKKRNAGAKNFKTLKMRNAEVKNFNVKKMRNAEAKNFITKKMKNTEAKNFNSKEMRNMRNAEAKNFNSKKKRNAGAKNFNTLKMRNAEVKNFNVKKMRNAEAKNFNSKKMRNAEAKNFNSKKKRNAGAKNFNAEKMRNAEVKNFNVKKMRNAEAKNFITKKMRNTEAKNFNSKKMRNAEAKNFNTKKLRNAEAKNSNAKMMINAEARNFNVKTMRNAEAKNFNSEKKRNAEAKNFNTKKLRNAGAKNFNSKKKRHPEAKNFNTRKLRNAEAKNFNAKKMRKAEAKNFNTKKKGNAKAHNFNYKKMKNAEAKNFNAKKMRNTEAKNFNSKNMWKAEAKNFNTKKMKNAEAKNFNAKKMRNAESKNFNTKKMRNAEFKNFNAEKMRNTEAKNFKAKKMRNAEEKNFNAKKVWNTEDKNFNVKKMRNAEAKNFNTKKKGNAKAQNFNYKKVRNAEDKNFNAKKMRNAEAKKMRNADAKNFKARKMRNADAKNFITKKMKNAVAKNFNTKKM